Proteins encoded together in one Impatiens glandulifera chromosome 1, dImpGla2.1, whole genome shotgun sequence window:
- the LOC124921485 gene encoding glutamate receptor 3.6-like, with amino-acid sequence MKLLVWMFVFIMSFQLYGYCFTNALILPKDRRPSFVNIGSVFSFSSSIGRASKIAIEAAVEDINSNPSLLGGTKLNLTMLDSNSNGFLTILDALRFMETNTIAIIGPQSSSMAHIISNIINELQVPLLSFAASDPTLSSIQYPFFVRTTQNGIYQITVIARIIEHYGWREVVVVYTNDDDGRNGLAALNDQLSISYKAPLRIKPSRDEITNVLVKVALTSSRVVVLLTHPDCGIETLSVAKHLGMLETGYVWFSTDWLSTYLDTNPWSSAVIMENLQGLVTLRMYTPDSETKTRFVSRWNDLTRRNRSNDGRLGLNVYALYAYDTVWLLANAINRFLSVDGVISFSNYSNSEGLSVFDGGKLLLESILEVNTNGLTGEIRFSSDRSFIHPTFEVVNVIGTGFRTVGYWSNYSGLLTLPPDKTGPNNSSSNIFGMVWPGQTTEKPRGWVFPNNGKKLRIGVPNRVSYLEFIHYFSDEDMFKGYCIDVFTAVVDLLAYSVPYVFVPYGDGINNPNCTELVRLVTIGVYDAAIGDIAIITRRTKKVDFTQPYIESGLVVVAPLKKLEIDVWAFLRPFTPSMWFVMALSFLIIGTVIWILEHRLNDEFRGPPYRQLTTILWFSFSTWFFAHRENIVSMMGRFVLIIWLFVVLIINSSYTASLTSILTVQQLSSPIKGIDSLLASNDPIGYQHGSFARNYLHTELGIHLSRLIPLNSPEDLEKALNDGPNNGGVAAVIDEKAYLDLFLTTRCNFTIVGQEFTKNGWGFVFPRNSPLTGDMSTAILKLSENGDLRRIHNKWIKESACSSNQDAKLSVDRLQIKSFSGLFILCGVVCLIAVGVYFCRKLHQFNRDFVDEEDREVAAERSSEGSRLRKLKMFISFLDQKEEDVKAREIIKMESTLKC; translated from the exons ATGAAATTACTAGTTTGGATGTTTGTGTTTATCATGTCTTTTCAACTATATGGGTATTGTTTCACAAACGCATTAATCCTTCCTAAAGATCGACGACCAAGCTTTGTCAATATTGGATCTGTCTTCTCTTTTAGTTCCTCCATTGGAAGAGCTTCCAAAATCGCCATTGAAGCAGCTGTTGAAGATATTAATTCCAACCCATCTCTTCTTGGAGGCACCAAACTCAATCTCACCATGCTTGATTCCAACTCCAACGGTTTTCTCACCATTCTTGACG CATTAAGGTTCATGGAGACAAACACCATAGCCATCATCGGCCCACAATCATCCTCCATGGCTCACATCATCTCTAACATCATCAACGAGCTCCAAGTCCCATTATTATCTTTCGCAGCATCGGACCCCACCCTTTCCTCTATCCAATACCCGTTCTTCGTCAGAACGACGCAAAACGGTATTTACCAGATAACCGTCATTGCTCGTATTATCGAGCATTATGGATGGAGGGAAGTTGTCGTTGTCTACACCAACGACGACGATGGGAGAAACGGTTTAGCAGCATTGAACGATCAATTATCGATCTCTTACAAAGCTCCTCTAAGGATTAAACCCTCGAGAGACGAAATTACAAATGTATTGGTTAAGGTTGCGTTGACATCTTCTAGGGTTGTTGTTCTTCTAACTCATCCCGACTGTGGGATTGAAACACTCTCCGTGGCGAAACATCTCGGGATGTTGGAAACCGGCTATGTTTGGTTCTCCACGGACTGGCTCTCCACTTATCTTGACACGAATCCTTGGTCGTCCGCGGTTATAATGGAGAATTTGCAAGGGCTAGTTACTCTAAGGATGTACACGCCGGATTCGGAGACGAAAACTAGGTTTGTTTCAAGGTGGAATGATCTAACTAGACGAAATAGATCCAATGATGGGCGTTTAGGTTTGAACGTTTATGCTCTTTACGCTTATGACACGGTTTGGCTTCTTGCTAATGCGATTAATCGGTTCTTGAGCGTAGACGGTGTGATATCGTtctctaattattcaaattcggAGGGTCTTAGTGTCTTTGATGGCGGGAAGTTACTACTTGAAAGTATTTTAGAGGTGAATACTAATGGCTTAACCGGAGAGATTAGGTTTTCGTCGGATAGATCGTTTATTCACCCGACGTTTGAAGTTGTTAACGTGATTGGGACCGGTTTTAGGACGGTTGGGTATTGGTCAAATTATTCAGGCTTATTGACCTTGCCACCGGACAAAACCGGTCCCAATAATTCGAgttcaaatatttttggaatgGTTTGGCCGGGGCAGACGACGGAAAAGCCACGTGGATGGGTTTTCCCTAACAATGGGAAGAAGTTGAGGATTGGCGTTCCGAATCGTGTTAGTTATCTtgaatttatacattatttttcgGATGAAGATATGTTTAAAGGCTATTGTATTGATGTTTTTACTGCGGTTGTGGACTTGTTGGCGTATTCTGTTCCTTATGTGTTTGTACCTTATGGTGACGGAATCAACAACCCAAATTGTACTGAACTTGTTCGTCTCGTCACAATTGGT GTTTATGATGCTGCAATCGGAGACATTGCAATCATCACTCGACGAACAAAGAAAGTGGACTTTACGCAACCATATATAGAGTCCGGGTTAGTTGTGGTGGCACCTTTAAAGAAATTGGAGATAGACGTGTGGGCTTTCCTAAGACCATTCACTCCAAGCATGTGGTTTGTCATGGCGCTATCGTTTTTGATAATTGGAACCGTCATTTGGATCTTGGAGCATAGGTTGAATGACGAGTTTCGTGGCCCTCCTTATAGACAACTTACCACTATATTATG GTTTAGCTTTTCGACTTGGTTCTTCGCTCATA GAGAAAATATAGTTAGCATGATGGGTAGGTTTGTATTAATCATTTGGCTATTTGTAGTTCTAATAATAAATTCCAGCTACACAGCAAGCCTAACATCAATACTAACAGTTCAACAACTTTCATCACCCATCAAAGGAATCGATTCTCTATTAGCCTCGAACGATCCAATCGGTTACCAACACGGTTCGTTTGCTCGTAACTATCTTCACACCGAACTTGGCATTCATTTGTCAAGGTTGATTCCTCTTAACTCCCCCGAAGATCTCGAGAAAGCCCTTAACGATGGTCCAAACAATGGCGGTGTTGCAGCTGTTATCGATGAAAAAGCATACTTGGATCTTTTTCTTACCACCCGTTGTAATTTCACAATCGTCGGTCAAGAATTCACTAAAAACGGATGGGGATTT GTGTTTCCGAGGAATTCTCCATTGACGGGGGACATGTCAACAGCGATTTTGAAGTTATCGGAGAATGGAGATTTACGAAGGATacataataaatggataaaagaAAGTGCTTGTAGTTCAAATCAGGATGCTAAGCTTTCAGTTGATAGGCTTCAAATTAAGAGCTTTTCCGGTTTGTTTATTCTTTGTGGGGTGGTTTGTTTGATAGCCGTTGGCGTTTACTTTTGTCGGAAACTGCACCAATTCAACCGAGACTTTGTGGATGAAGAAGATCGCGAGGTGGCGGCTGAGCGTTCTAGTGAAGGGTCGAGATTAAGGAAGcttaaaatgtttatttcatTTCTTGATCAGAAGGAAGAGGATGTTAAAGCTCGGGAAATTATCAAGATGGAATCGactttaaaatgttaa
- the LOC124921475 gene encoding protein PIN-LIKES 7-like, with protein MGFLSLLEVASMPVVQVLLIGTLGAFMATDYLNLLCTETRKSLNKIVFAIFTPALMFASLSKTVTFQDLINWWFMFVNVGLIFFFGGLLAWIAIKLLKPRPHLEGLIMATCASGNLGNLLLIIIPAICNEDGGPFGDNHEACSSLGLSYASLSMALGGFFIWTYCYQLIKNSALKHKVNPISNEIAKRPNKDLDGDHNITLLLEGGQSEKSDSIIGGENERVSSEANSSKLEMEKTSTLISVYEFFKQILMELMAPPTFGALIGFVFGSIPWLRDLLVGKDAPLRVIQDSIKLLGDGTIPCITLILGGNLVQGLRSSSMRKSTITAVVCIKCIFLPMIGIGVVKVAGILGFLPADPLYRYVLMIQFVLPPAMNISTMTQLFDIAQEECSVLFLWTYLMACVSITVWSTVFIAILS; from the exons ATGGGGTTTCTCTCGCTTTTGGAGGTGGCTTCTATGCCTGTAGTTCAAGTGCTCTTAATCGGCACATTGGGAGCTTTCATGGCAACTGATTACCTCAATCTTCTTTGCACCGAAACAAGGAAGTCCTTAAACAAG ATAGTGTTTGCGATTTTTACCCCAGCACTTATGTTTGCAAGTCTGTCCAAGACTGTCACCTTTCAAGACCTCATCAATTG GTGGTTCATGTTTGTGAACGTTGGTTTGATCTTCTTTTTTGGAGGATTACTTGCATGGATAGCAATAAAATTACTCAAACCAAGGCCTCATCTAGAAGGCTTGATTATGGCTACATGTGCATCGG GAAACTTGGGAAATCTTCTCTTAATAATAATACCCGCGATCTGTAACGAAGACGGTGGACCTTTTGGTGATAATCACGAAGCATGTAGTTCCCTCGGTCTTTCGTACGCATCGCTTTCCATGGCT CTTGGAGGTTTCTTCATTTGGACTTATTGCTACCAATTGATTAAAAATTCAGCCTTGAAACACAAAGTTAATCCAATTAGTAATGAAATAGCAAAGAGACCAAACAAAGATTTAGATGGTGATCATAACATCACTCTGCTCTTGGAGGGAGGACAATCTGAAAAATCAGATTCTATAATTGGAGGAGAAAATGAAAGG GTCTCTTCTGAAGCAAATTCAAGCaagttggaaatggagaagacatcTACATTGATAAGTGTAtatgaatttttcaaacaaatattgatGGAGCTTATGGCACCTCCAACATTTGGTGCA TTGATTGGCTTTGTGTTTGGATCAATTCCATGGCTGAGAGACCTTCTAGTTGGCAAAGATGCTCCTCTTCGCGTTATCCAAGACTCAATAAAACTCTTAGG TGACGGTACAATTCCTTGCATTACCCTCATACTAGGTGGAAACCTTGTCCAAG ggTTACGTAGCTCGAGCATGAGAAAATCTACGATAACTGCAGTTGTATGCATAAAATGTATATTTCTTCCTATGATTGGAATAGGGGTAGTAAAAGTAGCCGGAATCCTTGGATTTCTTCCAGCAGATCCTTTATATCGATATGTCCTGATGATTCAGTTTGTTCTTCCTCCTGCAATGAACATAA gtacaATGACTCAGCTATTTGATATTGCACAAGAGGAATGTTCAGTGCTATTCCTTTGGACTTATCTTATGGCATGTGTATCTATTACTGTATGGTCCACTGTTTTCATTGCTATATTGtcttga